The following coding sequences lie in one Pseudomonas sp. SL4(2022) genomic window:
- the cysE gene encoding serine O-acetyltransferase: MFERMQEDIRSVFHRDPAARNAFEVVTCYPGLHAVWLHRVAHALWVSGWKWLARVVSNFSRWMTGIEIHPGAKIGRRFFIDHGMGIVIGETAEIGNDVTLYQGVTLGGTSWNKGKRHPTLEDGVVVGAGAKVLGPFTVGAGAKIGSNAVVTKEVPAGATAVGIPGRIIVKTDDEQEAKRQAIAEKLGFDAYGVSQDMPDPVARAIGQLLDHLHAVDGRLEGMCGALKSLGSDYCAKDLPQLRDEDFAGVVKDADKPAA, from the coding sequence ATGTTTGAGCGCATGCAAGAGGATATCCGGAGCGTATTTCATCGCGACCCGGCGGCGCGTAATGCCTTTGAGGTGGTCACGTGCTATCCGGGGTTGCATGCCGTCTGGCTGCATCGAGTGGCGCATGCTTTGTGGGTGTCGGGCTGGAAGTGGCTGGCGCGCGTGGTGTCCAACTTTAGTCGTTGGATGACGGGTATCGAAATTCATCCCGGTGCGAAGATTGGTCGGCGTTTCTTTATCGATCATGGTATGGGTATCGTCATTGGTGAAACGGCAGAGATTGGAAACGATGTAACGCTCTATCAGGGGGTTACCTTGGGCGGCACCAGCTGGAATAAAGGCAAGCGCCATCCGACGCTGGAAGATGGTGTGGTAGTGGGCGCAGGGGCCAAGGTGTTGGGGCCGTTTACGGTGGGCGCAGGTGCAAAAATCGGCTCCAATGCGGTGGTGACCAAGGAGGTGCCGGCAGGTGCTACGGCTGTCGGCATCCCTGGGCGGATCATCGTCAAAACCGATGATGAGCAGGAGGCCAAGCGCCAGGCGATTGCCGAGAAATTGGGTTTCGATGCTTATGGCGTGAGTCAGGACATGCCGGACCCCGTTGCTCGTGCCATTGGTCAGTTGCTCGATCACCTGCATGCGGTGGATGGGCGTCTTGAGGGTATGTGCGGCGCGCTCAAGTCCTTAGGTAGTGACTACTGCGCCAAGGATTTGCCGCAACTGCGTGACGAGGACTTCGCCGGCGTGGTCAAGGACGCAGACAAGCCTGCAGCTTGA
- the iscR gene encoding Fe-S cluster assembly transcriptional regulator IscR — translation MRLTTKGRYAVTAMLDLALHAQRGPVSLADISERQGISLSYLEQLFAKLRRGNLVSSVRGPGGGYQLSRDMRGIQVAEVIDAVNESVDATRCQGQGDCHAGDTCLTHHLWCDLSQQIHEFLSGISLADLVTRREVQEVAQRQDQRRCNGRTPYLDKIETSAVD, via the coding sequence ATGCGATTAACCACCAAAGGCCGATACGCCGTCACCGCCATGCTTGATCTGGCGCTGCATGCACAGCGTGGTCCGGTGTCTCTGGCCGATATTTCCGAGCGGCAGGGCATCTCCCTGTCCTATCTGGAGCAACTGTTTGCCAAGCTGCGGCGCGGCAATCTGGTGTCCAGTGTGCGTGGGCCGGGTGGCGGCTATCAGTTGTCCCGCGACATGCGCGGGATTCAGGTGGCCGAAGTGATTGATGCGGTCAATGAATCGGTCGATGCCACTCGCTGTCAGGGGCAGGGCGATTGCCATGCCGGTGATACCTGTCTGACCCACCATTTATGGTGTGACCTCAGCCAGCAGATACACGAATTTCTTAGCGGCATCAGTCTCGCTGATTTGGTGACCCGTCGTGAAGTGCAGGAGGTTGCTCAGCGCCAGGATCAGCGCCGCTGCAATGGCAGGACGCCGTACCTGGATAAGATCGAAACGTCCGCCGTCGATTGA
- a CDS encoding IscS subfamily cysteine desulfurase: protein MKLPIYLDYSATTPVDPRVAQKMSECLLVDGNFGNPASRSHVFGWKAEEAVENARRQVAELVNADPREIVWTSGATESNNLAIKGIADFYKSKGKHLITSKIEHKAVLDTMRQLEREGFEVTYIEPGEDGLITPAMIEAVLRDDTILVSVMHVNNEIGTINDIAAIGELTRSRGVFLHVDAAQSTGKVAIDLESLKVDLMSFSAHKTYGPKGVGALFVRRKPRVRLEAQTHGGGHERGMRSGTLATHQCVGMGEAFRIAKEEMTQENQRILALRDRFFKQVDGLEELYINGSMTARVPHNLNLSFNYVEGESLIMALKDLAVSSGSACTSASLEPSYVLRALGRNDELAHSSIRFTFGRFTTDEEVDYAAQKVCEAVTKLRELSPLWDMYKDGVDISKIEWAAH, encoded by the coding sequence ATGAAGTTGCCGATTTACCTCGATTATTCCGCCACCACGCCGGTTGATCCGCGTGTTGCGCAAAAAATGAGCGAATGCCTGCTGGTTGATGGCAACTTCGGTAACCCGGCGTCGCGCTCCCACGTGTTTGGCTGGAAGGCTGAAGAGGCCGTGGAAAATGCTCGTCGCCAAGTGGCTGAGCTGGTCAATGCCGATCCGCGTGAGATTGTCTGGACCTCTGGTGCCACCGAGTCCAACAACCTGGCGATCAAGGGCATTGCTGACTTCTACAAGAGCAAAGGTAAGCACCTGATCACTTCGAAGATCGAGCACAAAGCCGTGCTGGATACCATGCGCCAACTTGAGCGCGAAGGCTTTGAAGTGACCTATATCGAGCCCGGTGAAGATGGCCTGATTACACCGGCCATGATCGAGGCGGTTTTGCGTGATGACACCATTCTAGTGTCGGTCATGCATGTGAATAACGAAATTGGCACCATCAACGACATCGCGGCGATTGGCGAGCTGACCCGTTCGCGTGGCGTGTTCTTGCATGTTGATGCGGCACAGTCGACTGGCAAGGTGGCGATAGATCTGGAGTCGCTTAAGGTCGATCTGATGTCTTTCTCCGCGCACAAAACGTATGGCCCAAAAGGCGTCGGTGCGCTGTTCGTGCGTCGCAAGCCGCGTGTGCGTCTGGAGGCCCAGACCCATGGCGGCGGTCATGAGCGTGGTATGCGCTCCGGCACCCTGGCGACTCATCAGTGCGTCGGTATGGGTGAAGCGTTCCGTATTGCCAAAGAGGAAATGACCCAGGAAAACCAGCGCATTCTGGCCCTGCGTGATCGCTTCTTCAAGCAGGTCGATGGTCTGGAAGAGCTGTATATCAATGGCAGCATGACCGCCCGTGTACCGCACAACCTCAACCTCAGCTTCAACTACGTTGAAGGCGAATCGTTGATCATGGCGCTTAAAGATCTGGCGGTTTCGTCCGGTTCGGCTTGCACATCAGCTTCTCTGGAGCCGTCCTACGTGTTGCGCGCCCTGGGCCGCAATGACGAGCTGGCACACAGCTCCATCCGTTTTACCTTCGGCCGCTTCACCACTGATGAGGAGGTCGATTATGCCGCGCAGAAGGTTTGCGAGGCGGTCACCAAGCTGCGCGAATTGTCGCCGCTGTGGGATATGTACAAAGACGGTGTCGACATCTCCAAGATCGAGTGGGCGGCGCACTAA
- the iscU gene encoding Fe-S cluster assembly scaffold IscU, whose product MAYSEKVIDHYENPRNVGKMDAEDPDVGTGMVGAPACGDVMRLQIKVNEQGVIEDAKFKTYGCGSAIASSSLATEWMKGKTLDEAETIKNTQLAEELALPPVKIHCSVLAEDAIKAAVRDYKQKKGLL is encoded by the coding sequence ATGGCTTACAGTGAAAAGGTCATTGATCACTACGAGAACCCGCGTAACGTCGGCAAGATGGACGCGGAAGACCCGGATGTCGGTACTGGCATGGTCGGCGCGCCGGCTTGCGGTGACGTAATGCGCCTGCAGATCAAGGTTAACGAGCAGGGCGTGATCGAAGACGCCAAGTTCAAGACCTATGGCTGCGGTTCGGCAATCGCCTCCAGCTCCCTCGCCACCGAGTGGATGAAGGGCAAAACCCTGGACGAAGCTGAGACTATCAAGAACACCCAGTTGGCCGAGGAATTGGCTCTGCCACCGGTGAAAATCCACTGCTCGGTACTCGCCGAAGACGCCATCAAGGCTGCTGTGCGCGATTACAAGCAGAAGAAAGGCTTGCTCTAA
- the iscA gene encoding iron-sulfur cluster assembly protein IscA, with protein sequence MAISMTEAAAQHVRRSLEGRGKGEGIRLGVRTTGCSGLAYVLEFVDEAASEDQVFENHGVKVIIDPKSLVYLDGTELDFVKEGLNEGFKFNNPNVRGECGCGESFNI encoded by the coding sequence ATGGCTATCAGCATGACCGAAGCAGCCGCTCAGCACGTGCGTCGCTCGCTTGAGGGGCGCGGCAAGGGCGAAGGTATTCGCCTGGGTGTGCGCACCACGGGCTGCTCCGGCTTGGCCTATGTGCTGGAGTTTGTCGATGAGGCCGCCAGCGAAGATCAGGTGTTCGAGAACCATGGCGTCAAGGTGATCATCGATCCCAAGAGCCTGGTTTACCTCGACGGTACTGAGCTTGATTTCGTCAAAGAGGGGTTGAACGAAGGTTTCAAGTTCAACAACCCTAACGTGCGCGGCGAATGTGGCTGCGGCGAAAGCTTCAATATCTGA
- the hscB gene encoding co-chaperone HscB → MGSPCHFALFDLQPSFRLDANVLASRYRELARQVHPDRYADASEREQRLALEQSASLNEAYSTLKSPSQRARYLLALRGPELPLEVTVQDPGFLMQQMQLREELEDLHESADLAGVASFKQRLKVAQDELNESFAVCWDDPQQREQAERLMRRMQFLDKLSHEVRQLEERLDD, encoded by the coding sequence GTGGGCAGTCCTTGTCACTTTGCTTTGTTTGACTTGCAGCCGAGCTTTCGTTTGGATGCTAACGTGTTGGCCAGTCGCTACCGCGAGCTGGCCCGACAAGTCCATCCGGATCGCTATGCTGATGCATCCGAGCGTGAGCAGCGCCTTGCGCTTGAGCAGTCGGCGAGTTTGAACGAGGCCTACAGCACCCTGAAGAGTCCTTCGCAGCGTGCGCGTTACCTGCTGGCGCTTCGCGGGCCGGAGTTGCCGTTGGAAGTCACGGTGCAGGATCCGGGTTTTTTGATGCAGCAAATGCAGCTGCGCGAAGAGCTTGAAGACTTGCATGAAAGTGCTGATTTGGCCGGCGTTGCATCCTTTAAGCAGCGCTTGAAAGTGGCTCAGGATGAGCTCAACGAAAGTTTTGCGGTTTGTTGGGATGATCCGCAGCAGCGTGAACAGGCTGAGCGCCTGATGCGCCGCATGCAGTTTCTCGACAAGCTTTCTCACGAGGTTCGCCAGCTGGAAGAGCGCCTCGACGATTAA
- the hscA gene encoding Fe-S protein assembly chaperone HscA, whose translation MALLQIAEPGQSPQPHQRRLAVGIDLGTTNSLVAAVRSGLSEPLPDAAGQVILPSAVRYHAGSVEVGESAKAAGSADPLNTILSVKRLMGRGLADVKQLGEQLPYRFSEGESHMPFIETVQGAKSPVEVSAEILKVLRLRAEATLGGELVGAVITVPAYFDDSQRQATKDAARLAGLNVLRLLNEPTAAAVAYGLDQHAEGVVAIYDLGGGTFDISVLRLTGGVFEVLATGGDSALGGDDFDHAIAGWIVQQAELSADLDPGEQRLLLEVACAAKEALTSHESVPVAYAGWQGQLSREQFDQLIEPMLARSLKACRRAVRDAGIEVEAVEAVVMVGGSTRVPRVRQAVAELFAREPLTDIDPDQVVAIGAAIQADALAGNKRDDGEELLLLDVIPLSLGLETMGGLMEKVIPRNTTIPVARAQDFTTYKDGQTAMMIHVLQGERELISDCRSLARFELRGIPPMVAGAAKIRVTFQVDADGLLSVAARELASGVETGIQVKPSYGLTDGEIARMLQDSFKNAGDDKVARVLREQQVDAQRLLEAVEAALLADGERLLDADERMAIDAQIAQLRDLMAGTDGLAIEQQTKRLTQVTDAFAARRLDATVKAALAGRSLDEIEE comes from the coding sequence ATGGCCTTACTGCAGATCGCTGAGCCCGGACAAAGCCCCCAGCCACACCAGCGTAGGCTGGCCGTTGGGATCGACTTGGGCACCACCAATTCGCTTGTTGCGGCCGTGCGCAGCGGTCTTTCTGAGCCGCTACCTGATGCGGCTGGGCAGGTCATTCTGCCGTCAGCGGTGCGCTACCACGCGGGTTCGGTTGAGGTTGGTGAATCGGCCAAAGCAGCCGGCTCGGCAGACCCACTCAACACCATTTTGTCCGTTAAGCGCCTGATGGGGCGTGGTCTGGCCGATGTCAAACAGCTCGGTGAGCAGCTGCCTTATCGCTTTAGCGAAGGCGAATCGCACATGCCGTTTATTGAAACGGTGCAAGGTGCCAAAAGCCCTGTCGAGGTTTCGGCTGAAATTCTCAAAGTCCTGCGCCTGCGCGCTGAGGCGACCTTGGGCGGCGAACTGGTTGGCGCTGTCATCACCGTGCCGGCCTACTTTGATGATTCGCAGCGCCAAGCCACCAAGGATGCAGCCCGTCTGGCGGGCTTGAATGTTCTGCGCCTGCTGAATGAACCAACGGCTGCTGCTGTGGCGTATGGCCTGGATCAGCATGCTGAAGGTGTGGTGGCCATTTACGATTTGGGTGGTGGCACCTTTGATATTTCTGTATTGCGCCTGACCGGCGGTGTGTTTGAGGTATTGGCCACCGGTGGCGACAGCGCCTTGGGCGGCGATGACTTCGATCATGCGATTGCCGGTTGGATTGTTCAGCAGGCGGAGTTGTCGGCTGATCTTGATCCCGGCGAGCAACGTTTATTGCTGGAAGTGGCTTGTGCCGCCAAAGAGGCGCTGACCAGTCATGAGTCGGTGCCGGTGGCGTATGCCGGTTGGCAGGGGCAGTTGAGCCGTGAGCAGTTTGATCAACTCATCGAGCCGATGCTCGCCCGAAGTCTGAAGGCATGCCGTCGTGCGGTGCGTGACGCGGGTATTGAAGTTGAGGCTGTTGAAGCGGTGGTGATGGTCGGTGGCTCTACGCGTGTTCCGCGTGTGCGTCAGGCGGTTGCCGAACTCTTTGCCCGCGAACCGCTGACGGACATCGATCCGGATCAGGTGGTCGCAATTGGTGCTGCCATTCAGGCTGATGCGCTGGCGGGTAACAAGCGCGATGACGGTGAAGAGCTGTTGTTGCTCGATGTGATTCCGCTGTCGCTGGGTTTGGAAACCATGGGCGGTTTGATGGAGAAAGTCATTCCGCGCAACACCACTATCCCGGTTGCTCGCGCGCAAGACTTCACCACCTATAAAGACGGCCAGACGGCCATGATGATTCATGTGCTGCAAGGTGAGCGTGAGCTGATCAGTGATTGCCGTTCACTGGCGCGTTTTGAGCTGCGTGGCATTCCGCCGATGGTGGCCGGTGCGGCAAAGATTCGCGTGACCTTCCAGGTGGATGCCGACGGTTTGCTCAGCGTTGCTGCCCGCGAACTGGCCTCGGGCGTCGAGACGGGTATCCAGGTCAAGCCGTCCTATGGGCTTACCGATGGCGAAATCGCCCGCATGCTGCAGGATTCCTTCAAAAATGCCGGCGACGACAAGGTTGCCCGCGTGCTGCGCGAGCAGCAGGTCGACGCCCAGCGTTTGCTGGAAGCAGTCGAGGCGGCGTTGCTGGCCGATGGCGAGCGCCTGCTGGATGCCGATGAGCGTATGGCCATCGATGCGCAGATCGCGCAATTGCGCGATTTGATGGCCGGCACGGATGGCTTGGCGATTGAGCAGCAAACCAAACGTTTGACCCAGGTGACGGATGCTTTCGCGGCCCGTCGTCTGGATGCCACGGTCAAGGCCGCATTGGCTGGCCGTAGTCTTGACGAGATTGAGGAATAA
- the fdx gene encoding ISC system 2Fe-2S type ferredoxin: MPQIIFLPHAVLCPEGLVVEVAPGTSVLEVAHEHHIDIESACGGVCACTTCHCIIREGFDSLAEADELEEDMLDKAWGLEAQSRLSCQAIVGTEDLTVEIPKYSLNHAAEAPH; this comes from the coding sequence ATGCCGCAGATCATTTTTCTGCCTCACGCGGTGTTGTGCCCGGAAGGGCTGGTGGTCGAGGTTGCCCCGGGTACTTCGGTGCTTGAAGTGGCGCATGAGCACCACATTGACATCGAAAGCGCTTGCGGCGGTGTCTGTGCCTGCACCACCTGTCACTGCATTATTCGTGAGGGTTTTGATTCGTTGGCCGAGGCTGATGAGTTGGAAGAGGACATGCTGGACAAGGCCTGGGGGCTTGAAGCGCAATCACGGTTGTCTTGTCAGGCCATTGTCGGTACTGAGGATTTGACGGTCGAGATTCCCAAATACTCGCTCAACCACGCCGCCGAAGCGCCGCACTGA
- the iscX gene encoding Fe-S cluster assembly protein IscX, translating into MSLKWVDVLEIAIQLAEAKPEVDPRYVNFVDLHKWILALPEFSDDPQRGGEKVLEAVQAAWIEEAD; encoded by the coding sequence ATGAGTCTGAAGTGGGTTGATGTCCTGGAAATCGCCATTCAACTGGCGGAGGCTAAGCCTGAGGTGGATCCTCGTTACGTCAACTTTGTTGATCTGCATAAGTGGATTCTGGCGTTGCCGGAGTTCAGTGACGATCCGCAGCGCGGTGGTGAGAAGGTCTTGGAAGCCGTCCAGGCGGCCTGGATCGAAGAAGCCGACTGA
- the ndk gene encoding nucleoside-diphosphate kinase, with protein sequence MAVQRTFSIIKPDAVAKNVVGEITTRFEKAGLRVVASKMVQLSEREAAGFYAEHSERGFFKDLVAFMTSGPVIVQVLEGENAVLANRELMGATNPKEAAAGTIRADFAVSIDENAVHGSDSEASAAREIAYFFAATEVCARIR encoded by the coding sequence ATGGCTGTTCAACGCACTTTCTCCATCATCAAGCCTGATGCCGTTGCTAAAAACGTTGTTGGCGAGATCACCACTCGTTTCGAAAAAGCCGGCCTGCGCGTCGTGGCTTCGAAAATGGTTCAGCTGTCCGAGCGCGAAGCCGCTGGCTTCTACGCTGAGCACAGCGAGCGTGGCTTCTTCAAGGATCTGGTTGCATTCATGACTTCCGGTCCAGTTATCGTTCAGGTTCTGGAAGGCGAAAACGCTGTTCTGGCTAACCGTGAACTGATGGGCGCTACCAACCCGAAAGAAGCAGCTGCCGGCACCATTCGCGCTGATTTCGCTGTTTCCATCGACGAAAATGCTGTTCACGGTTCCGACTCGGAAGCTTCCGCTGCCCGCGAAATCGCTTACTTCTTCGCTGCCACCGAAGTTTGCGCGCGCATTCGCTAA
- the rlmN gene encoding 23S rRNA (adenine(2503)-C(2))-methyltransferase RlmN — MTVSTGKINLLGLTLAEMEQFFESIGEKRFRAGQVMKWIHHFGVDDFAAMSNVGKVLREKLEASAEIRGPEVVSEDISTDGTRKWVVRVASGSCVETVYIPQGSRGTLCVSSQAGCALDCSFCSTGKQGFNSDLSAAEVIGQVWIANKSFGSVPAKIDRAITNVVMMGMGEPLLNFDNVVAAMKIMMDDLGYGISKRKVTLSTSGVVPMIDKLGEVIDVSLALSLHAPNDALRNQLVPINKKYPLEMLLAACKRYVSRLGEKRVLTIEYTLLKDVNDKIEHAEEMIALLKDVPCKINLIPFNPFPHSGYERPSNNAIRRFQDLLHKAGHNVTVRTTRGEDIDAACGQLVGQVMDRTRRSERYIAVRELSSEAETPSSAANRT; from the coding sequence ATGACTGTATCGACCGGTAAAATCAACCTGCTGGGGCTAACCCTGGCGGAGATGGAGCAATTCTTCGAAAGTATCGGGGAAAAGCGTTTCCGTGCCGGTCAGGTGATGAAGTGGATTCACCACTTTGGCGTCGATGATTTCGCCGCTATGAGTAATGTCGGCAAGGTCTTGCGCGAGAAGCTCGAGGCCTCTGCTGAAATTCGCGGGCCGGAAGTGGTTAGCGAAGATATTTCTACTGATGGCACGCGCAAGTGGGTTGTGCGGGTGGCGTCAGGCAGTTGTGTCGAAACCGTGTATATCCCCCAGGGCTCGCGTGGCACCTTGTGTGTGTCGTCGCAGGCTGGCTGTGCGTTGGATTGCAGTTTCTGTTCGACTGGCAAGCAAGGCTTCAACAGCGATCTGAGTGCCGCCGAAGTGATCGGCCAGGTGTGGATCGCCAACAAGTCGTTCGGCAGTGTGCCGGCGAAGATCGACCGCGCCATCACTAACGTGGTGATGATGGGCATGGGCGAACCGCTGCTGAACTTTGACAACGTCGTCGCTGCCATGAAAATCATGATGGACGACCTCGGTTATGGCATCTCCAAACGCAAGGTGACGCTGTCCACCTCGGGCGTGGTGCCGATGATCGACAAGCTCGGCGAAGTGATTGATGTGTCCCTGGCGCTCTCACTGCATGCACCGAACGATGCACTGCGCAATCAGCTGGTGCCGATCAACAAGAAGTACCCGCTGGAAATGCTGCTGGCGGCGTGCAAGCGTTATGTCTCGCGTCTCGGCGAGAAGCGCGTGCTTACAATCGAATACACCCTGCTCAAGGATGTAAACGACAAGATCGAGCACGCTGAGGAAATGATCGCACTTCTCAAAGATGTGCCTTGCAAGATCAACCTGATTCCGTTTAATCCCTTCCCCCACTCCGGGTACGAGCGGCCGAGCAACAATGCTATTCGCCGCTTCCAGGACCTGCTGCACAAAGCCGGCCACAATGTCACTGTGCGCACCACCCGAGGCGAAGACATTGATGCCGCGTGTGGTCAATTGGTTGGCCAGGTTATGGATCGTACCCGGCGTAGTGAGCGCTATATTGCTGTGCGTGAGTTGAGTAGCGAGGCCGAAACGCCGAGTTCCGCCGCCAATCGAACCTGA
- the pilW gene encoding type IV pilus biogenesis/stability protein PilW, which produces MTLRPALLLLAASLLAGCVTTGNVDPMKTDKGRDEARDAYVQLGIGYLQQGETERAKVPLKKALDLDASNADAHAALALVFQIEMEPKLADEHFRKAIAERRGDARLLNNYGSFLYEQKRYTEAMELYSEAAQDNLYPERSRVFENLGLTALQLNQREQAKEYFQRSLRLNSRQPRALMEMAQLSYDDKQYVPARGYYESYLALSQHDARSLLLGVRLAKIFEERDDAASLGLQLKRLYPGTPEYQQYLSEQ; this is translated from the coding sequence ATGACCTTGCGTCCCGCGTTATTGCTGTTGGCCGCCAGTCTGTTAGCCGGTTGCGTCACGACTGGTAACGTTGATCCGATGAAAACCGATAAAGGCCGTGATGAGGCCCGTGATGCATACGTACAGTTAGGTATCGGTTATCTCCAGCAAGGTGAAACCGAGCGGGCCAAGGTGCCGTTGAAAAAAGCCTTGGACCTCGATGCTTCAAATGCGGACGCGCATGCGGCGTTAGCCTTGGTGTTTCAAATCGAAATGGAGCCGAAGCTGGCTGATGAGCATTTTCGTAAGGCAATCGCTGAGCGCCGAGGTGATGCGCGCCTGTTGAATAACTATGGCAGCTTTCTCTACGAGCAAAAGCGTTACACCGAAGCCATGGAACTCTACAGCGAGGCTGCTCAGGATAATCTTTACCCAGAGCGCTCGCGGGTATTTGAAAACCTCGGCCTGACAGCGCTGCAGTTGAACCAGCGTGAGCAGGCCAAGGAGTATTTCCAGAGGTCATTGCGTCTTAATAGCCGTCAGCCGCGTGCCTTGATGGAAATGGCGCAGCTGTCTTATGACGATAAGCAGTACGTCCCGGCGCGTGGTTACTACGAAAGCTACCTGGCGCTGTCGCAGCATGATGCGCGTAGTCTGTTGCTTGGCGTTCGGCTAGCCAAGATTTTCGAGGAGCGTGACGACGCGGCAAGCCTCGGTCTGCAGTTGAAACGACTTTATCCGGGTACTCCGGAATATCAGCAATACCTGTCGGAGCAATGA
- a CDS encoding RodZ domain-containing protein, giving the protein MKAAHPEVLAVPRTNPGETLRKARESRGWTIAEVASQLNLTAQRLSQIEQGAFDKLPGHTFARGYVRAYAKLLDVDQNRLVLEFDQFTGSDAAGSNVHSLGRIEEPVSYSQRVLRMVSFVLLLALAGLSFFWWQEQAQRRAEDLAATSLEHVEVDGADGTTQIHVLDEPEDQAVDAAQAEAEIMPPAVDGSAAIVAPASVAISADVAPATVDPLDVASSPVLTQGATPAQAVAAPDVSAAAAAAASAPAVVTSPSVVLAAGEARVSVTFIADCWTQLTDANGKVLFSALKRKGDSLELVGKAPLELRLGFARGAQVSLNGNPVDVAPFISGETARLKLGGQ; this is encoded by the coding sequence ATGAAAGCTGCGCATCCAGAAGTGCTAGCAGTTCCCCGTACCAATCCGGGTGAGACTTTGCGCAAGGCTCGTGAGAGTCGTGGTTGGACCATTGCCGAGGTTGCCAGCCAGCTCAATCTGACAGCCCAGCGCTTGAGTCAGATCGAGCAGGGCGCGTTTGACAAGTTGCCAGGGCATACCTTTGCCCGTGGCTATGTGCGCGCGTATGCCAAACTATTGGATGTCGATCAGAATCGACTGGTGCTGGAGTTTGATCAGTTTACCGGCAGCGATGCGGCAGGAAGTAACGTACATAGTCTGGGGCGTATCGAAGAGCCGGTGAGCTATTCGCAGCGCGTGTTGCGAATGGTCAGTTTTGTGTTGCTGTTGGCTTTGGCTGGATTGAGCTTCTTCTGGTGGCAGGAGCAAGCGCAGCGGCGGGCGGAAGACCTGGCAGCTACCAGTTTGGAACATGTGGAAGTTGACGGTGCTGATGGCACAACCCAGATCCATGTGCTTGATGAGCCTGAGGATCAGGCTGTGGATGCGGCTCAAGCCGAGGCGGAAATTATGCCGCCCGCCGTGGACGGTAGTGCGGCGATAGTAGCTCCTGCTTCTGTTGCTATTAGTGCTGATGTTGCGCCGGCAACGGTTGATCCACTTGACGTCGCTAGTTCTCCGGTACTCACGCAGGGGGCAACACCCGCGCAAGCGGTTGCTGCGCCTGATGTTTCCGCAGCCGCAGCCGCAGCCGCCTCCGCTCCTGCAGTGGTTACTTCACCATCGGTTGTGCTGGCAGCCGGTGAGGCACGTGTCAGTGTGACCTTTATTGCCGACTGCTGGACACAATTAACTGATGCCAACGGCAAGGTGCTGTTCAGCGCACTTAAACGCAAAGGCGATAGCCTTGAACTGGTTGGTAAGGCGCCGTTGGAGCTGCGTCTTGGGTTTGCCCGTGGTGCCCAAGTCAGCCTGAATGGCAATCCGGTGGATGTGGCTCCGTTTATCTCGGGTGAAACCGCGCGTCTGAAGTTGGGTGGGCAGTAA